In Candidatus Kryptonium sp., the following are encoded in one genomic region:
- the tatC gene encoding twin-arginine translocase subunit TatC — MFNLSKSSTKLFKSMAEPRIENVKVNDAETYEKEMSFWEHLEELRSRIIKSLLGIVVGVVICAFFSDTIVNGILIVPAKKAGFTLQNLKPYGQFMLYMQVVIISGFVLSLPFTLYQFWKFVEPGLLPREKKYVLWIVAFSSLCFFAGIIFSYFVVLPISLRFFAGFGSQEIQNIIAINEYMSFVIGLMLASGVVFELPMLSFFLGRIGILTPAFMRHYRKHAVVVILIIAALLTPGPDIASQATLAIPLYLLYELSILIVHLTGKKTGL; from the coding sequence TTGTTTAACTTATCAAAAAGTTCAACGAAACTTTTTAAGTCAATGGCTGAACCCAGGATTGAAAATGTTAAAGTTAACGATGCCGAGACCTACGAGAAAGAGATGAGTTTTTGGGAGCATCTTGAGGAGTTGAGGTCAAGAATTATAAAATCTTTGCTTGGGATTGTTGTCGGCGTTGTAATTTGTGCTTTTTTTAGCGATACGATAGTTAATGGGATTTTAATTGTGCCAGCTAAGAAAGCAGGTTTTACTCTCCAAAATCTAAAGCCGTATGGACAGTTTATGCTTTATATGCAGGTGGTTATAATTTCTGGCTTTGTTTTAAGTTTGCCTTTTACACTTTATCAATTTTGGAAATTCGTTGAGCCAGGTTTATTGCCGAGGGAGAAGAAATATGTACTTTGGATCGTTGCTTTTTCATCATTGTGTTTTTTTGCGGGGATCATTTTTTCATATTTCGTGGTGCTTCCGATTTCATTGAGATTTTTCGCAGGATTTGGTAGCCAGGAGATTCAAAATATAATTGCGATAAATGAATATATGAGTTTCGTAATTGGTCTTATGCTTGCTTCCGGGGTTGTTTTTGAATTGCCAATGCTTTCATTTTTCCTTGGAAGAATCGGGATATTGACGCCAGCTTTTATGAGGCATTACAGAAAACATGCTGTTGTTGTTATTTTGATTATAGCTGCACTTTTAACGCCAGGACCTGATATCGCAAGCCAAGCTACCCTTGCGATACCGCTTTATCTGCTTTACGAGCTTAGCATATTGATTGTTCATTTAACAGGTAAAAAAACTGGACTTTAA
- a CDS encoding polyprenyl synthetase family protein, producing the protein MVPNVNLAEIIQPIKDELIEFERSFKKAMFSKVKLLNIIAHYILRQKGKRIRPTLVLLSAKLAGEINESTYHAATLVELLHTATLVHDDVVDESDMRRGFPSLNAIWGNKVSVLVGDFFLAQGLLISLRHKEYKFLHITSEAVRRMSEGELLEIQNAKASNIDEEMYFRIISDKTASLIAACCELGAASTTDDEIVIDKLKNYGENLGIAFQLRDDLLDYMGDSSITGKPIGSDIKDGKITLPLIYALKNSSRKESRRVIKIIKNNPKIKDIYYVIDFVRSYGGIEYTLKIAEDYLDRAKHFISDFPESQVKESLMKLADFVLERVS; encoded by the coding sequence ATGGTTCCAAATGTGAATTTAGCTGAAATAATACAACCTATAAAAGACGAACTTATTGAATTTGAACGCTCCTTTAAAAAGGCGATGTTTTCAAAAGTAAAGCTTCTTAACATAATTGCTCACTATATTTTAAGGCAAAAAGGGAAAAGAATCAGACCAACCCTCGTGCTTTTATCTGCGAAGCTCGCTGGTGAAATAAACGAATCAACTTATCATGCAGCTACTCTCGTTGAACTTCTTCACACAGCTACACTTGTTCATGATGATGTGGTTGATGAATCAGATATGAGAAGGGGCTTCCCATCTTTGAACGCGATATGGGGAAATAAGGTTTCGGTTCTCGTTGGCGATTTCTTCCTTGCGCAAGGATTGCTTATATCTTTGAGACATAAAGAATATAAATTCCTTCACATAACAAGTGAAGCAGTTCGTAGGATGAGCGAAGGTGAATTGCTTGAGATCCAAAACGCTAAGGCAAGCAATATAGATGAGGAAATGTATTTCAGGATAATTTCCGATAAAACTGCTTCTTTAATTGCAGCATGTTGTGAGCTTGGTGCAGCGAGCACAACTGATGACGAGATTGTGATAGATAAGCTCAAAAACTACGGAGAAAATCTCGGTATAGCATTTCAGCTAAGGGACGATTTACTTGATTATATGGGTGATAGTAGTATTACTGGAAAACCGATAGGATCTGATATAAAAGACGGAAAGATAACATTACCTTTGATCTATGCTCTTAAAAATTCTTCCCGCAAGGAATCCCGCCGTGTGATAAAAATCATAAAAAATAATCCCAAAATTAAGGACATTTATTATGTAATTGACTTTGTGCGAAGTTATGGCGGTATTGAGTATACGCTAAAGATTGCTGAAGATTATCTTGATAGGGCGAAACACTTCATCAGTGATTTTCCTGAATC